From Fundulus heteroclitus isolate FHET01 chromosome 14, MU-UCD_Fhet_4.1, whole genome shotgun sequence, the proteins below share one genomic window:
- the LOC110367991 gene encoding up-regulator of cell proliferation, translating into MADWKLAKTTLESLLEDLGLKEQYQEKEKLSLSKILQIDGKTVTDDPGTCKSNVILYFLKKLMMVNVTARTVKYVPCDSKDDNIETNCDDASENADYNFEDLDSPNDADVFNPLDIITALFLCSDGFVQQELALKMSMCQFSVPLLLHNCDTKQSTLMLWAMRDIVKKYRTPDLSESKGFIEEIIVLSELPMISFVRLGECSLSKSEILNKLLTNPQQYYDTFVHHNMECGDSPRKISDGLTEITWYLPCGNKNMDIFSEPVAIANLRGDIAAHETQFSFLCLTSAAVFVFFDQLEPECKLLTNKNHNAQIFLVGNQQSKHFNPDVLKKIANQLNLKKNNIIIKTKKTNDADFVKRLRTTVSSVLTNPGLKMSIEQMTDIAHELGISIDEDLPECQAGKKYADAITAGIEDTFKFKEKQFPLQGQIWKELTYLEKEEVRLRKVGSEDIEDYKSNLKMKKEEQRRKQNSHAMSDFMTCFISAISSKERGYFLKWMRMNLDNLSRIKLSSLRELYKEKCKDSGNKNEIKQIDQQLSNSSLGVEHFFREMGQIYEASLYLPKRDPSRQQLQHLPKLCAQLLLDGFPLELVDGDASNIPLRWVSDVLSQLNDLVSLKNKILVVTVLGVQSTGKSTLLNTMFGVQFAVSSGRCTRGAFMLLIKVSEDFKKDLNCDFVVIIDTEGLKSPELAQLDNSHEHDNELATLVVGLSDVTIINIAMENSTEMKDILQIVVHAFLRMKEVGKKPKCQFVHQNVSDVSAHEKNLRDRKLLLEQLNEMTQAAAKMEMKMENKNFTDVMEYNPHTGNCYIPGLWNGNPPMAPVNVGYSETVYELKKNIIQLLGKCESTSKNLLEFRDWINSLWTAVKHENFIFSFRNSLVADAYMRLCTEYNKWEWEFKKEMYKWVTSAETRISNFGTVAAKTEISDLREYITELKSEATTELTKWETMMLDNLKKYFEQPEGHVYLVEEYREDFSNSIKSLRRQTERSVFDQITTAADIKQGLEELDKIRDTYTEEIEKAVCALINKCRKKQVKMTDGELDESFNKMWAETLNTLSFSAQQTSNIFTSVSLQLRTNLSPKGSHACKLLSKKSLQDCGLEPFQYTPKGKKEKFKHKVSGWLSWTGLVKAKQETSESIISACNDCVSDKIMRKTNYHDTYIQEILHIIDEMLNDTDVYKDIEFEVSLKQHICGSAARKFQKMHEDFLEKHDPYRRLQKNKDKFCADFKDVFNERDQCQKKAEEFTNQCLKPAVEDFVYRSLGLEIVDKMLTREEFSTRMSFQYYILLDLISKSDFKSFRRYICSYERYVKSWITDRIREIFSSESALCEFEDRHLQSCIDRINAAIKMAKAEKTDSLKTFAENICKELGDKLVISQDALDSFMVLNKADQDQFAYCLNECLGEMTEALRDKFKDITFDIKVTYLNVKPQDELFNRVIGCGEQCPFCKIPCDAGGEAHTEHFASLHRPKGLSRVTWGDSNKLTTDLCSSAVISDTSFRCDATNSEWHPYKDYRTIYPQWDIRPDVSLEASDYWKYVMNKHNEEFAEAYITEPADIPACWESITEEQAKESLKKSFHIK; encoded by the coding sequence AGACGACTCTTGAGAGCCTTTTGGAAGATCTGGGGTTGAAGGAGCAGTACCAAGAGAAAGAGAAGCTATCACTCAGCAAAATACTTCAGATCGATGGGAAGACAGTGACTGACGACCCTGGCACTTGTAAATCAAATGTCATATTGTATTTTCTTAAGAAATTGATGATGGTTAATGTGACTGCTAGAACTGTTAAATATGTACCATGTGACTCAAAGGATGATAATATTGAAACAAACTGTGATGATGCTTCAGAGAATGCAGATTACAATTTTGAGGATCTTGACAGCCCAAATGATGCGGATGTCTTTAATCCTCTTGATATAATCACTGCTCTCTTTCTGTGCTCTGATGGGTTTGTTCAGCAAGAGTTAGCACTAAAAATGTCCATGTGTCAGTTCTCTGttcctctgctgcttcacaACTGTGATACAAAACAGAGCACCCTCATGCTGTGGGCCATGAGAGACATTGTTAAGAAGTACAGAACTCCAGATCTTTCAGAATCAAAGGGCTTCATAGAGGAAATAATTGTTCTTTCTGAGCTTCCAATGATCTCATTTGTCAGACTGGGTGAGTGCTCCTTGTCCAAATCAGAGATTCTCAACAAACTTCTGACTAACCCTCAGCAGTACTATGACACCTTTGTTCACCACAACATGGAGTGTGGAGACAGTCCAAGAAAAATATCTGATGGACTGACTGAAATTACCTGGTACCTTCCCtgtggaaacaaaaacatggacaTTTTCAGTGAGCCAGTGGCTATAGCTAACCTTAGAGGTGACATTGCTGCACATGAAACACAATTCTCCTTTTTATGTCTGACATCTGCTGCAGTTTTTGTGTTCTTTGATCAGCTGGAGCCTGAGTGTAAACTGCTGACCAACAAAAACCACAACGCACAGATCTTCTTAGTGGGAAACCAACAGAGCAAGCACTTTAATCCAGATGTTCTAAAGAAAATAGCAAACCAGCTGAATTTAAAGAAGAACAACatcattataaaaacaaaaaagaccaaTGATGCAGACTTTGTGAAACGTTTGAGGACAACTGTGAGCAGTGTACTTACCAACCCAGGGTTGAAGATGTCTATAGAGCAGATGACTGACATTGCACATGAACTGGGAATTTCCATTGATGAAGATTTACCAGAGTGCCAGGCAGGGAAGAAATATGCAGATGCCATCACTGCAGGGATTGAAGACAcgtttaaatttaaagaaaaacagtttcctTTGCAAGGCCAGATCTGGAAGGAACTGACTTATTTGGAAAAGGAAGAGGTTCGTCTTCGAAAAGTTGGCTCTGAAGACATAGAAGACTATAAAAGtaatcttaaaatgaaaaaagaagagcAGCGTAGGAAGCAGAACTCCCATGCCATGTCTGATTTCATGACTTGCTTCATTAGTGCAATATCCAGTAAAGAAAGGGGTTATTTTCTGAAATGGATGCGAATGAACCTCGACAACTTGTCTCGAATCAAACTTTCCAGCCTCAGGGAGCTTTACAAGGAAAAATGCAAGGACTCTGGGaacaaaaatgaaatcaaacaaATTGACCAACAACTTTCCAACAGCTCACTGGGAGTTGAGCACTTCTTCCGTGAAATGGGTCAGATCTACGAAGCTTCTCTTTACCTTCCAAAAAGAGACCCTTCACGTCAACAACTGCAACATCTGCCCAAACTCTGTGCTCAGTTGCTGCTGGATGGATTTCCTCTGGAGCTTGTAGATGGAGATGCTTCCAACATACCTCTCAGATGGGTGAGTGACGTTCTCTCTCAGCTCAATGACTTGGTGTCTCTAAAGAACAAGATACTGGTTGTCACAGTACTTGGAGTTCAGAGCACAGGAAAATCCACTCTCCTTAACACCATGTTTGGGGTGCAGTTTGCAGTCAGCAGTGGTCGATGCACTCGAGGAGCCTTCATGCTGCTCATCAAAGTCAGTGAGGACTTCAAAAAAGATCTGAACTGTGACTTTGTGGTGATCATTGACACTGAAGGCTTAAAGTCACCCGAGCTGGCACAGCTGGATAACAGCcatgaacatgacaatgagctGGCAACACTGGTTGTTGGGCTGAGTGACGTCACCATTATCAATATTGCAATGGAGAATTCAACAGAAAtgaaagacatcctgcagaTAGTGGTGCATGCTTTCCTCAGGATGAAGGAGGTCGGCAAAAAGCCTAAATGTCAGTTTGTTCACCAGAACGTTTCTGACGTTTCAGCCCATGAGAAGAACCTACgagacaggaagctgctccTAGAACAGCTGAATGAGATGACCCAGGCAGCAGCTAAAATggaaatgaaaatggaaaacaagAACTTCACTGATGTGATGGAGTACAATCCACATACTGGGAACTGCTACATTCCTGGACTCTGGAATGGAAACCCACCAATGGCACCAGTCAATGTGGGGTACAGTGAGACCGTCTATGAGCTCAAGAAAAACATCATCCAGCTGTTGGGAAAGTGTGAGTCAACTTCTAAAAACCTCTTGGAGTTCAGAGACTGGATAAACAGCCTGTGGACTGcagtaaaacatgaaaacttcatcttcagcttcagaaacaGCCTGGTAGCCGATGCATACATGAGGCTCTGCACAGAGTACAACAAATGGGAGTGGGAgttcaaaaaagaaatgtacaaatGGGTTACCAGTGCAGAGACAAGAATTTCTAATTTTGGGACTGTTgctgcaaaaactgaaatatcagACCTGAGAGAATACATCACTGAGTTGAAAAGTGAAGCAACTACAGAGCTGACCAAGTGGGAGACTATGATGCTTGACAATCTGAAGAAATACTTTGAGCAGCCAGAAGGTCATGTTTATCTGGTTGAAGAATACAGAGAGGATTTCTCAAACAGCATAAAGAGTCTGAGACGACAAACTGAAAGATCAGTGTTTGACCAGATCACAACAGCAGCTGACATCAAACAGGGACTGGAAGAACTCGACAAAATCAGAGACACTTATACGGAGGAAATTGAAAAAGCAGTTTGTGCTTTGATTAATAAATGTCGTAAGAAACAAGTAAAAATGACAGACGGAGAGCTTGATGAAAGTTTTAATAAGATGTGGGCTGAAACACTGAACACCCTGTCTTTCTCTGCACAGCAGACTTCAAATATCTTCACCAGTGTTTCTCTTCAATTGCGAACAAATCTTTCACCCAAGGGGAGCCATGCATGTAAACTGCTGAGTAAAAAAAGCCTCCAAGATTGTGGACTGGAGCCTTTTCAGTACACACccaaaggaaagaaagaaaaattcaAACACAAAGTATCAGGATGGCTTTCCTGGACAGGTCTTgtaaaggcaaaacaagaaacttCTGAAAGCATCATATCTGCTTGTAATGATTGTGTCAGTGATAAAATCATGAGAAAAACTAACTATCATGATACTTACATCCAGGAGATCCTTCACATCATTGATGAGATGCTGAACGATACTGATGTTTACAAAGACATTGAGTTTGAAGTGTCTCTGAAACAGCACATCTGTGGCTCTGCAGCCAGGAAGTTTCAGAAAATGCATGAAgattttttagaaaaacatgATCCTTACAGACgtctgcagaaaaacaaagacaaattttGTGCAGATTTCAAAGATGTGTTCAATGAGCGAGACCAATGCCAGAAGAAAGCTGAAGAATTCACCAACCAGTGTCTGAAACCTGCTGTGGAGGACTTTGTCTATCGTTCTCTTGGTCTTGAGATTGTTGATAAAATGCTGACAAGAGAGGAGTTCAGCACACGGATGTCCTTCCAGTATTATATTTTACTGGATCTGATTTCAAAGAGTGATTTCAAAAGCTTTCGGAGATATATTTGTTCATATGAACGTTATGTAAAATCGTGGATAACTGATAGAATTAGGGAGATTTTCTCCTCTGAGTCAGCATTATGTGAGTTTGAGGATAGACATCTTCAGTCCTGCATTGACCGCATAAATGCTGCCATTAAAATGGCAAAAGCAGAAAAGACTGACAGTCTGAAGACATTTGCAGAAAATATCTGTAAAGAACTTGGTGATAAACTGGTCATTTCTCAGGATGCTCTTGATTCCTTCATGGTTCTAAACAAAGCTGATCAGGACCAGTTTGCTTACTGTCTCAATGAGTGTTTAGGAGAAATGACAGAAGCTCTTAGAGACAAGTTTAAAGACATTACATTTGACATTAAAGTGACATATCTGAATGTAAAACCACAGGATGAGCTTTTCAACAGAGTTATTGGTTGTGGTGAACAGTGTCCGTTCTGCAAAATACCATGTGATGCAGGTGGAGAAGCCCACACTGAACACTTTGCTTCCCTGCATCGACCAAAGGGTTTAAGTAGGGTCACGTGGGGTGACTCAAATAAACTCACTACTGACCTCTGCTCTTCTGCTGTTATCAGTGACACAAGTTTTAGATGCGATGCCACAAACAGTGAATGGCATCCTTACAAAGATTATAGGACAATTTATCCACAATGGGATATTCGTCCAGATGTGAGCCTCGAGGCGTCAGATTATTGGAAATACGTGATGAACAAGCACAACGAGGAATTTGCTGAAGCATATATTACAGAGCCTGCTGACATTCCTGCTTGTTGGGAGAGTATCACAGAAGAACAGGCAAAGGAAAGTCTCAAGAAGTCATTCCACATCAAGTGA